The DNA region AGACGATGCGCAAAAGGCCTCCGGGAGGTCCACCGCAGGCCGCGCGGGCCAGCGCGGCGGCAACGTGAAACGGCGGAAGCGGGGCGGGTAGTTGGATACGTCTTGGATCGGCTGCCTGCGCAGATCCAAGCCGTCAATGCCGCTACCGACGCCTGAAGCGAACGATCATCGTTCGGCGTATTAGCGGCGATGCCTTTAGTGGCGCAGCGTTACCTGCCTCGGTCGCGGAGCCTAGGAGGCCGACGCTGTGATCCGTTCAGAAATCGAAGATGTCGCCCAGAAAGTCGCCGAAGCCTTCTTTTTTGCGGCGCTTTGGTGTGCGCTGGTCATGCTCTTGGTGGTAGCGTTCGCCGCGCGGCTCCGGGCGTTGCGCTTGCGTGGGTGGGGGCGGCGGCGGGGTCATCTGCGTGCTGCGCTCGATGATCTTGTCGAGCTCGCCGCGGTCGAGCCATACGCCCCGGCAGCTGGGGCAGTAGTCGATCTCGACGCCGGAGCGGTCGGTCATCACGAGGGTCGTTCCATCGACGGGGCATTGCATGGCTGGGCTCCTCTCTGCTCACTCAGAGGTAAGCCGCCTCGGGAGCCACACAAGCCTTCGGCATCCGATGGTGATTGAGGCTTTTAGCCAGCAGCGCGTGGCGCGCCGAATTCTGCCGCGCGGCGCTTGCCCGTTGCCTAAGACCGTTGAGGTCGGGGCTTGAACTGGTCTGAATATCTTGGGGAGTGGGCGACCGACTGAAAGTGTCTTGGCTCTTCAGCTCGATGCGGCGCGAGGAAGGCGCATGGCACGCTGCCTCGGAATAGAACGGGCGCCCAGGGGCGCCCGTGATGGCCTTAGCCGACCGTTGCGACGCAGCTTTCGCTGGTCTCGTCCCAGACCTGCCCGGCTTCGCAGATCTGCGCGGTTGTCTGGGTGTGCATCCCACCGCCGCACATGGCCTGAGCCGAGAGGGGCGCGGCGAACACGAGGGCAAAGGCCACGAACTTCAATGTCTTCATTGGTCTTCTCCTGTTGCTTACACGGGAGAGAGTGACGCAGGGGAAGCCCGGGTCAAGGGCCCTGCCCTGCCCCGCGGCGGATTACCACGTATCGAGCACGTCCATCGCGTCTTCCTCGGGCACCTGCGCATCTGCGGCAGGCGGAGCCACCAGCGGTCGCACGCGCACGATCTCGGCCCGACGCGCCTCCCAGTAGCGGGGATCATCGAGGATCGTCCGCGGCAGACGATCTTTCAGGAACACCTTCCTTTCGCTGAGCTGGACGAGCACCTGCACGTCCTCGGAGCGTCGCGGTGCCCGCCCGGCGAGAAAATCCTCGCGCAGCTCGCCCGCGCGCAACTCAAGCGATCGGATCAACGCTTTCAGTCGGGCGTATTCGTCGGCTGGGTGCATGGGCGGAGCATGCCGGGCATTTGGTTAAAATGCGATTAACCTCACCAATGCCGCGTGCCCGGCGCTCCTTTCACGATGCCACGCAGATTCTCGGTGACCCAACCGCCGTAGAAATCGCCGGGCTGCGCTGTGACAGTGAGCCCGTCCACACTCGCGGCATCGAGCGCGCCGGGATAGATCGATACAAAGTCCTTGATCGCCGCGAATGCGCGTGTGGGCCGCGGATAGCTCCACGCCACGCGCGGCAGGATCGTCTCGCCCACCTGCAGGCTCCAGTAGCGCGCCTGCCCCTTCCACTCGCACAGGCTCTGGCCAGTCGCAGGCAGAAGTGGCACCCGGATATCCTCTGGCGGGAAGTAGTAGGTCGGGGCGTGATGGGTCTCGCAGACGCGCCAAGCATCCACGCTGTCGACGACGACCTCCCCCGAGGCCTCCGCGCGGATCCGGTAGGGCGCGGGCTCGAGGAGCGGTGGGCGCGGGTAGGATTGGACATCTTCTTCGATCAGCATGGGTGGCAGGTAGACCAAGCGCCCTATTTGTCAGCCCATGCGTCCTGTCCTTCTGCTCCTCGCCTCCGCCCTGCCCGCCGCCGCCTGGGATTTCACCGCAGGCGCGCCGTGCACGCTGACCCATGCCGAGCCCCCGCTCGAAGTGGTGCTGACCCACGATCCCGCCACGCCCCTCTTCACGATCACGCTGCGCCGTACGGAGCCTTGGCCCGTGGGCGGCATTTTCTCGATCACCTTCGAGGGCGGCATGACGATCTCCACCAACCGGCAGATCCTGAGCGAGGAGGGCCGCGCGCTCACCGTGGCTGACCGGGGCTTTGGCAACGTAATCGACGGGATGGCCGGGGCACCCGGTGCGATCGCGCGGCTGGGCGATGTCGAGGAGCGCTTCTCGCTCGCGGGGGCAGCCGAGCCCGCGCGCGCGCTCGAGGCCTGCCAACCGGCCCCGGCCGTGTGAAGCCTGAGGAGCCGCGCCACCGCTTGACACCCACGCGCAAAAGGGCACCCTCCCGCCATGGGTGAGAAGACAGATCCGTTCCGCCCGCTTGATGACGAAGCCCGGGAGATGATGGCGGCCCTCCTGCAGGCCGAGCACGCCGCGCTCGCGGTTATCGACCCCGAGACCGGCACGCCGCAGGTGACGCGGATCGGCTTCACATGGCTCGAGGGCGCGGCGCTTACGATCATCTCCACGCTCTCGACGCACACCGCGGCCCTCGCTGCCAACCCGGCCTGCGGGCTCATGGTGGGCACACCGGGCCAGAAGGGCGACCCGCTCACGCATCCGAGGCTCTCGCTCGATGCCCGCGCGGTCCTACGCGACAAGGCCGCCTGGCGGGAGCGCTACATCGCTGCGCGGCCCAAGACGAAGCTCTATTAC from Pseudomonadota bacterium includes:
- a CDS encoding pyridoxamine 5'-phosphate oxidase family protein, whose protein sequence is MGEKTDPFRPLDDEAREMMAALLQAEHAALAVIDPETGTPQVTRIGFTWLEGAALTIISTLSTHTAALAANPACGLMVGTPGQKGDPLTHPRLSLDARAVLRDKAAWRERYIAARPKTKLYYDFTDFGLYEFEVTGGLLNGGFGKAYKIAPTDLPKE
- a CDS encoding zf-TFIIB domain-containing protein, producing the protein MQCPVDGTTLVMTDRSGVEIDYCPSCRGVWLDRGELDKIIERSTQMTPPPPPPTQAQRPEPRGERYHQEHDQRTPKRRKKEGFGDFLGDIFDF
- a CDS encoding DUF427 domain-containing protein, which translates into the protein MLIEEDVQSYPRPPLLEPAPYRIRAEASGEVVVDSVDAWRVCETHHAPTYYFPPEDIRVPLLPATGQSLCEWKGQARYWSLQVGETILPRVAWSYPRPTRAFAAIKDFVSIYPGALDAASVDGLTVTAQPGDFYGGWVTENLRGIVKGAPGTRHW